From a single Raphanus sativus cultivar WK10039 chromosome 3, ASM80110v3, whole genome shotgun sequence genomic region:
- the LOC108846043 gene encoding cytochrome b-c1 complex subunit 10, mitochondrial, giving the protein MPGGGGGALKSLKPKIQSVDIQAAAGWGIAAAAGAIWVVQPFDWIKKTFIDKPAEEN; this is encoded by the exons ATgccaggaggaggaggaggtgcgCTCAAGTCCTTGAAACCAAAGATCCAATCCGTGGATATCCAAGCCGCCGCGGGATGGGGTATCGCCGCCGCAGCCGGCGCCATCTGGGTCGTCCAA CCTTTTGATTGGATAAAGAAGACATTCATTGATAAACCAGCGGAAGAGAACTGA
- the LOC108844361 gene encoding rhodanese-like domain-containing protein 7 produces the protein MLRFCHWRFPPSLAAGRMLFSSPPSLHSSFSGGGANSSSIVGNSKPELLFPQSLKSTVVCSNAEAIRQNMSTNNSQCFSSRQEASGSDVSSLVVVSFYKFADFPDHADLRKPLKDLCEELRVSGGIILAPEGINGSICGSRESVERVLACIQRDVRLNGLRQVETPVSPEQEAIHHYGGHSTSSPLAAGEDAPFRWDHVRVKLKKEIVTLGMPSVSPIERVGTYVSPEEWNDLISDPEIVVIDVRNTYETRIGKFKGAVDPCTTAFRHFPSWVEDQFALKQQGIVEKEGKAEKANTLPRIAMYCTGGIRCEKASSLLLSQGFKEVYHLKGGILKYLEEVPKTESLWEGECFVFDKRVSVEHGLAQGTHKLCYGCKQPISDEDMEATEYEYGVSCPYCYSEKSEEEKERARARQTQFEEWGVIGGPDKGRRPASAAKSDSQSKKEQ, from the exons ATGCTCCGGTTTTGCCACTGGAGATTTCCGCCGTCACTAGCCGCCGGTAGGATGCTCTTCTCATCACCACCTTCACTTCACTCCTCCTTCTCCGGCGGCGGTGCGAATTCGAGCTCAATCGTTGGAAACTCCAAACCCGAGTTACTATTCCCTCAATCACTGAAATCCACTGTGGTCTGTTCAAACGCCGAAGCTATCCGACAAAACATGTCTACTAACAACTCTCAATGCTTTTCGAGCAGACAAGAAGCTAGTGGTTCGGACGTAAGCTCTCTCGTTGTGgtttcattctacaagttcgcTGATTTTCCTGACCACGCTGATCTCAGGAAGCCCCTCAAGGATCTCTGCGAAGAACTG CGTGTTTCAGGTGGAATCATTCTTGCACCAGAAGGGATCAACGGAAGTATCTGCGGGAGTCGTGAGTCAGTGGAGAGAGTGTTGGCGTGTATACAGAGGGATGTCCGTTTGAATGGGTTGAGGCAAGTGGAGACACCTGTGAGTCCTGAACAAGAAGCAATACACCATTATGGTGGACATAGCACTAGCTCTCCTCTTGCAGCTGGTGAAGATGCTCCCTTTAGATGGGACCACGTTAGGGTCAAACTCAAGAAAGAG ATTGTTACGCTTGGAATGCCGAGTGTGTCGCCAATTGAAAGAGTTGGAACATATGTGAGCCCTGAAGAGTGGAATGATCTGATCAGTGATCCAGAAATT GTAGTGATTGATGTGCGCAATACCTATGAGACTAGAATTGGGAAGTTCAAAGGAGCGGTTGATCCATGCACCACAGCTTTTAGACACTTTCCATCTTGGGTGGAGGATCAGTTTGCACTAAAGCAACAAGGCATTGTGGAGAAAGAAGGCAAAGCTGAAAAGGCAAATACGCTGCCACGGATTGCAATGTACTGCACTGGAGGAATCAGGTGTGAGAAAGCATCAAGCTTACTTCTAAGCCAAGGTTTCAAAGAG GTGTATCATCTAAAAGGTGGGATATTGAAGTACCTAGAAGAAGTCCCTAAAACAGAGAGTTTATGGGAAGGGGAATGCTTTGTGTTCGACAAGCGTGTGTCTGTGGAACACGGTTTAGCTCAAGGAACTCATAAACTCTGCTACGGATGCAAGCAGCCTATTAGTGATGAAGACATGGAAGCTACAGAGTATGAGTACGGAGTTTCTTGTCCTTACTGTTACTCCGAGAAGTCTGAAGAGGAGAAAGAAAGGGCGAGAGCTAGACAGACGCAGTTTGAGGAATGGGGCGTGATTGGTGGTCCGGACAAGGGTCGTCGACCAGCTTCAGCTGCCAAATCAGATAGTCAGTCCAAGAAAGAACAATGA
- the LOC108846101 gene encoding probable WRKY transcription factor 54, translating to MDLDSNNTKSIKRNVVDQLVEGYESATQLQLLLSHQQSNHHMDQTRIVSGDPDLVNKLMTKVLDSFQKTIPVLDSFDQVTSASVVVEGSRNASCGDDSATPVTCNGGDSGDSRKRLGVGKKGKRGCYTRKKRSHSWTVEARSIDEDKYAWRKYGQKQILNTKFPRSYFRCTHKPTQGCKAIKQVQKQEHDPNLFQITYIGHHTCNASDGIQAKTEPFDHGIIMDSDNTLAATIDQDHVNPYIQEQENDLSSLIVVASMVKEEDNNNGDQNKDNCEGSSTYSDLSLVWPDVMMVDDHQHHKNHYYHGEASTTSHQFSFIDNDQLSSLFDSYCPYEGASAI from the exons atggatttagatAGTAACAATACCAAATCCATTAAGAGAAACGTTGTGGACCAACTTGTTGAAGGCTACGAATCCGCTACTCAGCTTCAGCTTCTCCTCTCTCATCAACAATCTAATCACCACATGGATCAGACCCGTATTGTTTCCGGAGATCCGGATCTAGTTAATAAGCTCATGACTAAGGTCTTGGATTCTTTCCAAAAAACCATACCTGTTCTTGATTCTTTTGACCAAGTCACCAGCGCTTCCGTCGTCGTTGAGGGTTCACGGAATGCTTCATGCGGAGATGATTCCGCGACTCCGGTGACTTGCAACGGTGGAGATTCCGGTGATAGTAGAAAGAGACTTGGCGTTGGTAAGAAGGGTAAAAGAGGATGCTACACTAGAAA GAAGAGATCACATAGTTGGACTGTGGAAGCTAGAAGTATTGATGAAGACAAATATGCTTGGAGGAAATATGGACAAAAACAGATTCTTAATACCAAATTCCCAAG GAGTTACTTTAGATGTACACACAAGCCAACACAAGGATGCAAAGCAATAAAGCAAGTCCAGAAACAAGAGCATGACCCTAATTTGTTTCAAATCACATATATTGGTCACCATACATGTAATGCTAGTGATGGAATACAAGCAAAGACCGAGCCTTTTGATCACGGAATAATCATGGATTCAGACAACACATTGGCTGCAACCATTGATCAGGACCATGTCAACCCATATATACAAGAGCAAGAAAACGACCTTAGTAGCCTGATCGTAGTAGCAAGCATGGTGAAGGAGGAGGATAACAACAATGGTGATCAGAATAAAGACAATTGTGAGGGTTCTTCCACGTATAGTGATTTGTCATTAGTTTGGCCAGACGTGATGATGGTTGATGATCATCAACATCATAAGAATCACTACTATCATGGTGAAGCTAGTACTACTTCTCATCAATTCTCTTTCATTGACAATGATCAACTCTCCTCCTTATTTGATTCATACTGCCCTTATGAAGGAGCAAGTGCTATATGA
- the LOC108846295 gene encoding WRKY transcription factor 55-like, with the protein MCYSYQKHKRKVQMEEVMSIIFRGLKLVDELKSSLQEKSPEALSTYLDEITKTFCDAKERLKIVLVIRNSETAMNQLKPAIAACSDQMLMQIEPGLMQEYWLRYGGSTSSQGTEAVTQRQLMAVKGDGGRNLMATERSGGSGSGSSTPRQRRRAYYRCTHQKLYNCPAKKQVQRLNDDPFTFRVTYRGSHTCHIYSTAPTISTAAPTAPIATTATTSHPVDYGPFFDMAEAMMFGSSGSGANMDFIFPCNDPPPHNHFYRRPEDGDGDK; encoded by the exons ATGTGTTACtcataccaaaaacataaacgtAAGGTACAAATGGAAGAGGTAATGTCAATTATCTTCCGTGGATTGAAACTTGTTGATGAGCTTAAGTCAAGCTTGCAGGAAAAGTCACCGGAAGCTCTGTCCACCTATCTTGACGAGATCACAAAGACATTTTGTGATGCAAAAGAGCGGTTGAAGATAGTCCTTGTGATCAGGAACTCGGAGACCGCAATGAACCAACTTAAACCGGCGATTGCGGCTTGCTCAGACCAGATGCTAATGCAGATTGAACCGGGTCTGATGCAGGAGTATTGGTTAAGGTATGGCGGGTCCACGTCATCTCAGGGAACTGAAGCCGTGACTCAAAGGCAGCTCATGGCTGTTAAGGGTGACGGCGGACGAAATTTGATGGCTACGGAAAGATCCGGTGGCTCAGGTAGCGGTTCATCCACGCCAAGGCAACGTAGAAG GGCGTACTATAGATGCACCCACCAAAAGTTATACAATTGTCCAGCCAAGAAGCAAGTCCAACGCCTCAACGATGATCCCTTCACCTTCCGAGTCACTTACCGTGGCTCACACACTTGCCACATCTACTCAACCGCTCCCACCATATCTACCGCTGCCCCCACCGCTCCAATTGCAACTACTGCCACAACTAGCCATCCCGTTGACTATGGTCCGTTCTTCGACATGGCCGAAGCTATGATGTTCGGTAGCAGCGGGAGTGGAGCCAACATGGATTTCATTTTTCCTTGCAATGATCCACCTCCTCATAATCACTTTTACCGGAGGCCAGAAGACGGCGACGGAGACAAATAG
- the LOC130509049 gene encoding uncharacterized protein LOC130509049, translating into MFKFLKGVVGGSGTGLKDLPYNIGDPYPSAWGSWNHFRGTSKDDGSPVSIFALSGNNAQDGHLAAGRNGVKRLRTVRHPNILSFLHSTEVETHDGSTSKVTIYIVTEPVMPLSDKIKELGLKSTQRDEYFALGLHQITKAVSFLNNDCKLVHGNVCLASVVVTPTLDWKLHAFDVLSEFDGSNESASGPMLPFEWLVGTQYKPMEMVKSDWVAIRKSPPWAIDSWGLGCLIYELFSGSKLGKTEELRNTVGIPKSLLPDYQRLLSSMPSRRLNTSKLLENGEYFQNKLVDTIHFMDILNLKDSVEKDTFFRKLPNVAEQLPREIVLKKILPLLASSLEFGSAVAPALTALLKMGSWLSAEDFKLKVLPTIVKLFASNDRAIRVSLLQHVDQFGESMSGQIVDEQVYPHVATGFADTSAFLRELTLKSMLVLAPKLSQRTLSGSLLKYLSKLQVDEEPAIRTNTTILLGNIATYLNEGTRKRVLINAFTVRALRDTFPPARGAGIVALCATSTTYDDTEIATRILPNIVVLTIDQDSEVRAKAFQAVEQFLQILKQNYEKTNSGETGVTGGASAIPETAGLIGWAMSSLTLKGKPVDQPSLASSSSAPSLASAASNATTTATEAPSVKASHHARSNSDFTDQPAPPSPTSTDGWGDIENDINEGHESDKDGWDLDPIDEPKPAPALSNIQAAQKRPVSQPSRPPATSSRPKISTAKAAAKLEDDDMWGSIAAPPPATTSRPLNLKKTVQSDDEDPWAAIAAPPPTTRAKPLSSGRGRAAKPAAPKLGAQRINRTSSGM; encoded by the exons ATGTTCAAGTTTTTGAAGGGAGTGGTGGGTGGATCTGGGACGGGGCTGAAGGATCTACCTTACAACATCGGTGATCCTTACCCTTCTGCTTGGGGCTCCTGGAATCACTTTCGTGGTACCTCCAag GATGATGGATCTCCAGTTTCGATATTTGCTCTTTCGGGGAACAATGCTCAAGATGGCCATTTGGCTGCTGGTAGAAACGGTGTCAAGCGCCTTCGTACT GTGAGGCATCCAAATATACTTTCTTTTCTTCACAGCACCGAGGTTGAAACTCACGATGGTTCTACTTCCAAGGTTACCATCTACATTGTCACTGAGCCTGTTATGCCCCTCTCAGATAAGATTAAGGAGCTTGGCTTGAAATCCACTCAGAG GGATGAATATTTTGCACTGGGGCTACACCAGATAACTAAAGCCGTGAGCTTCCTGAACAATGACTGCAAACTT GTGCATGGAAATGTTTGCCTGGCTAGTGTTGTTGTGACACCTACTTTAGACTGGAAACTCCATGCTTTTGATGTTCTATCAGAGTTTGATGGGAGCAATGAATCTGCAAGTGGACCTATGCTG CCATTTGAATGGCTAGTAGGAACACAGTACAAGCCAATGGAAATGGTGAAATCTGATTGGGTTGCCATCAGAAAATCTCCACCATGGGCCATAGATTCATGGGGCTTAG GTTGTCTTATTTATGAACTCTTCTCGGGCTCTAAGCTTGGAAAAACAGAGGAGCTGCGTAACACTGTCGGCATTCCCAAG TCTCTGCTTCCAGATTATCAGCGTCTCCTAAGTTCCATGCCTTCTCGCAGATTGAACACCTCAAAACTTCTAGAGAATGGCG AGTATTTCCAAAATAAGCTGGTGGACACCATACACTTTATGGATATCCTCAACTTGAAAGACAGTGTTGAAAAGGATACTTTCTTCCGCAAACTACCAAATGTTGCTGAACAGCTTCCACGGGAGATCGTGCTTAAGAAG ATTCTTCCTTTATTAGCTTCTTCCCTTGAATTTGGTTCAGCTGTTGCCCCTGCATTAACTGCCTTACTCAAGATGGGTTCATGGTTATCAGCTGAAGATTTCAAACTCAAG GTGCTGCCAACAATAGTCAAGCTTTTTGCTTCCAATGATCGAGCAATTAGAGTTTCTCTTTTGCAACATGTTGATCAATTTGGAGAATCAATGTCCGGGCAAATTGTTGATGAACAA GTATACCCTCATGTTGCTACTGGATTTGCAGACACATCTGCCTTTCTACGAGAGCTGACTCTTAAGTCAATGCTCGTTTTAGCTCCAAAG CTGTCTCAGCGTACACTTTCTGGATCCCTCTTGAAATACCTTTCCAAATTACAG GTGGATGAAGAGCCTGCAATCAGAACCAATACCACTATATTACTCGGGAATATTGCCACCTACCTAAATGAAGGG ACAAGGAAAAGGGTTTTGATTAATGCTTTTACAGTGCGTGCCTTGCGGGATACATTTCCACCTGCTCGTGGTGCAG GTATTGTTGCATTATGCGCCACCAGTACCACTTATGACGACACTGAAATAGCAACTAGGATTCTTCCAAATATTGTTGTGCTTACCATTGATCAAGACAG CGAGGTCCGAGCCAAGGCATTTCAGGCTGTAGAACAGTTTCTTCAGATACTGAAACAAAACTATGAGAAG ACAAACTCTGGAGAGACCGGAGTCACTGGAGGAGCCTCAGCTATACCTGAGACTGCTGGTCTGATCGG TTGGGCTATGAGTTCTTTGACTCTCAAGGGTAAGCCAGTAGATCAACCgtctcttgcttcttcttcttcggcaCCATCCCTAGCTTCTGCAGCCTCAAATGCTACAACCACAG CAACGGAGGCTCCGAGTGTCAAAGCCAGTCATCATGCACGTTCCAACTCGGACTTCACAGATCAACCAGCACCACCATCTCCAACATCAACAGATGGTTGGGGAGATATTGAAAATGACATTAACGAAGGTCATGAGAGCGACAAAGACGGTTGGGATCTTGATCCGATTGATGAACCAAAACCTGCTCCAGCTCTCTCAAACATTCAAGCAGCTCAAAAACGACCTGTGTCTCAGCCTTCTAGACCTCCAG CTACAAGCTCAAGACCAAAGATTAGCACGGCAAAAGCAGCTGCGAAATTGGAAGACGATGACATGTGGGGATCCATAGCTGCTCCTCCACCTGCAACTACTTCAAGACCGTTGAACTTGAAGAAGACAGTACAGTCTGATGATGAAGACCCTTGGGCTGCCATTGCTGCTCCACCACCAACCACCAGGGCAAAACCTTTGTCTTCTGGTCGTGGCCGAGCAGCCAAACCTGCAGCTCCTAAACTTGGTGCCCAGCGCATTAACCGAACCTCATCTGGAATGTGA
- the LOC130509048 gene encoding LOW QUALITY PROTEIN: pentatricopeptide repeat-containing protein At2g40720 (The sequence of the model RefSeq protein was modified relative to this genomic sequence to represent the inferred CDS: inserted 3 bases in 3 codons) — protein MRFTNHIRRTVSSVAESYTSPASLSSGIRALVHKAEYLQALHLYTNHDNSSPLYTSVFTYPSLLKACSALQNLGYGKTLHASIIVLGLRHDPFVATSLVNLYVKCGSLGYAVQVFDGLSQCGDVTVWNSLIDGYFRFRRFKDGFDLFRRMVVLGVRPDGFSLSIGVSVLCKGGDFGKXEGKQVHGYMLRNSLGEDSFLKTALIDMYFKFGLGVYAWRLFLEVEDKSNVVLWNVMIVGFGDSGVCESSLELYVLAKSNGVKLVSTSFTGVLGACGRSENFCFGRQVHCDVVKMGLDNDPYVCTSLLLMYSKCGMVGEAETVFSCVLDRRLEVWNAMVAAYAENGYGHCALELFSLMREDRVLPDSFTLSNVIACCSMLGXYDYGKSVHAELFKRPIQSTPAIESALVTLYSKSGCDTDAYLVFKLMEERDVIAWGSLISGLCKNGKFQEALEVFGSMKDDDDRLKPDSDIMTSVINACAGSEALSLXLQVHGGMIKTGLVLNVFVGSSLIDLYSKCSLPETALKVFTSMRTDNIVAWNSMISCYSRNSLPELSIELFSLMLNNGVFPDSVSVTSVLVAISSTASLLKGKSLHGYTLRLDIPSDTHLKNALIDMYVKCGLSKYAENIFRKMEHKSLITWNLMIYGYGSHGDCHRALSLFDEMKKAGESPDDVTFLSLISACSHSGFVQEGKNIFEIMKQDYGIEPKMEHYANMVDLLGRAGHLEEAYSFIKAMPIEPDSSTWLCLLSASRTHHNVELGILSAEKLLRMEPERGGNYVQLINLYMEAGLKNEAAKLLREMKEKGLQKNPGCSWIEVSNLTHVFFSGGSSSLMASGIFSVLNSLKSNMTDEDELT, from the exons ATGCGTTTCACAAATCACATCCGTCGTACAGTCTCTTCTGTAGCCGAATCCTACACTTCTCCTGCTTCTCTCAGTTCCGGAATCAGAGCCTTGGTTCACAAAGCAGAGTATCTACAAGCTCTGCATCTATACACTAACCATGACAACTCCTCTCCACTGTACACTTCCGTCTTCACATACCCTTCTCTCCTCAAAGCTTGCTCTGCTCTTCAAAACCTCGGATACGGCAAAACCCTCCACGCTTCGATCATCGTGTTGGGTTTGCGGCACGATCCTTTCGTCGCAACTTCGCTCGTCAATTTGTACGTAAAGTGTGGATCTTTGGGTTACGCCGTCCAGGTGTTCGACGGTTTGTCTCAGTGCGGAGATGTCACGGTTTGGAACTCTTTGATTGATGGGTACTTTAGATTTCGTAGATTTAAGGATGGGTTTGATCTGTTTCGTCGGATGGTGGTGTTGGGTGTGAGACCTGATGGTTTCTCTTTGTCCATTGGTGTGAGTGTTTTGTGTAAAGGAGGAGACTTTGGGA GGGAAGGGAAACAGGTTCATGGGTATATGTTGAGGAACTCGTTAGGTGAGGACTCCTTCTTGAAAACTGCTTTGATTGATATGTATTTCAAGTTTGGGTTAGGGGTATACGCGTGGCGTTTGTTTCTGGAGGTTGAGGATAAGTCGAATGTTGTACTGTGGAATGTGATGATTGTTGGGTTTGGTGATAGTGGGGTCTGTGAATCCAGCTTGGAGTTGTATGTGCTTGCTAAGAGTAACGGTGTCAAGCTTGTTTCCACTTCTTTCACCGGGGTTCTTGGTGCATGTGGTAGAAGTGAGAATTTTTGTTTCGGGAGACAGGTACACTGCGACGTGGTGAAGATGGGACTTGACAATGACCCTTATGTTTGTACTTCTTTATTGTTAATGTATTCAAAGTGCGGTATGGTTGGTGAGGCAGAGACTGTGTTCAGTTGCGTTTTGGATAGAAGACTTGAAGTATGGAACGCGATGGTTGCAGCTTATGCAGAGAATGGTTATGGGCACTGTGCTTTGGAGTTGTTCAGTTTGATGAGAGAGGATCGTGTCTTGCCTGATTCTTTTACCTTGTCAAATGTTATCGCCTGTTGCAGCATGTTAG TGTATGACTATGGAAAATCAGTCCACGCGGAGTTGTTTAAGAGACCAATACAAAGCACACCTGCAATAGAGAGTGCTTTAGTCACTCTGTACTCTAAATCCGGATGTGATACTGATGCTTATTTAGTCTTCAAATTAATGGAAGAGAGAGATGTGATTGCGTGGGGCTCCCTGATCTCAGGACTTTGCAAGAATGGGAAATTCCAAGAGGCTCTGGAAGTTTTTGGGTCCatgaaagatgatgatgataggtTGAAACCAGATTCTGATATTATGACAAGTGTTATAAACGCATGCGCCGGATCAGAGGCTCTCAGTC GCCTTCAAGTTCATGGTGGAATGATTAAAACTGGTCTAGTGCTGAATGTTTTTGTTGGCAGCTCCCTTATAGATCTGTATTCCAAGTGTAGCTTACCAGAAACGGCTCTCAAAGTTTTCACAAGCATGAGAACGGACAACATTGTTGCCTGGAACTCCATGATATCTTGCTACAGCCGAAACAGCCTTCCTGAACTATCCATAGAACTTTTCAGTCTAATGCTCAATAACGGTGTCTTCCCTGATTCAGTATCCGTCACAAGTGTCCTTGTTGCAATCTCATCAACTGCAAGCTTGCTTAAAGGGAAGAGTCTACACGGTTATACATTAAGACTCGACATTCCTTCAGATACTCACCTGAAAAACGCTTTGATTGATATGTATGTAAAGTGCGGGTTGTCCAAGTATGCAGAGAATATCTTCAGGAAAATGGAGCATAAAAGCCTGATCACTTGGAACCTAATGATATATGGTTATGGATCCCATGGAGATTGTCATAGAGCATTGAGTCTGTTCGATGAGATGAAGAAGGCAGGAGAGTCGCCAGATGATGTGACGTTCCTGTCTCTGATTTCAGCTTGCAGTCATTCCGGTTTTGTGCAGGAGGGTAAAAACATTTTTGAGATCATGAAACAAGACTATGGAATCGAACCAAAAATGGAGCATTATGCAAATATGGTGGATCTTCTTGGACGTGCAGGTCACCTAGAAGAAGCTTACAGTTTCATAAAAGCAATGCCTATTGAGCCAGACAGTAGTACATGGCTCTGCCTCTTATCTGCGTCAAGAACCCATCACAATGTAGAGCTTGGGATATTGTCTGCTGAGAAGTTGTTGAGGATGGAACCGGAAAGAGGTGGTAACTATGTTCAGTTGATTAATCTTTACATGGAAGCAGGACTGAAGAACGAAGCTGCAAAGTTGTTGAGAGAGATGAAGGAGAAAGGCTTGCAAAAAAATCCAGGTTGTAGCTGGATTGAAGTGAGCAATCTCACTCACGTTTTCTTTTCAGGAGGTTCGTCTTCTCTAATGGCGTCTGGGATCTTCAGTGTATTGAATAGCTTAAAGAGTAACATGACAGATGAAGATGAGTTGACTTGA
- the LOC108845989 gene encoding two-component response regulator ARR16 isoform X2, with amino-acid sequence MNSGSCSSLMDVGYDHHHHHGHEELHVLAVDDNLIDRKLVEKLLKISSCKVTTAENAIRALEYLGLGDQNQHIDTLANNDLKVNLIITDYCMPGMTGFELLKKVKESSYLKEVPVVIMSSENIPTRINKCLASGAQMFMQKPLKLSDVEKLKCHLMNCRS; translated from the exons ATGAATAGTGGTTCTTGTTCGTCTTTAATGGATGTGGGttatgatcatcatcatcatcatggtcATGAAGAGCTTCATGTTTTGGCCGTGGATGATAATCTTATTGACCGTAAACTCGTAGAGAAGTTGCTCAAGATCTCCTCTTGCAAAG TTACAACAGCAGAGAATGCGATTAGAGCATTGGAGTATTTGGGTTTGGGAGATCAAAATCAGCATATTGATACACTGGCCAATAAT gATTTGAAGGTTAATCTAATCATCACAGACTATTGCATGCCAGGGATGACAGGCTTCGAGCTACTAAAGAAGGTGAAG GAGTCATCATATCTGAAAGAGGTCCCTGTTGTGATAATGTCTTCAGAGAACATTCCTACTCGCATCAACAA ATGTTTAGCTAGTGGAGCTCAAATGTTTATGCAGAAGCCTCTGAAACTATCGGATGTTGAGAAACTTAAATGCCATCTCATGAACTGTAGAAGCTGA
- the LOC108845989 gene encoding two-component response regulator ARR16 isoform X1 — translation MNSGSCSSLMDVGYDHHHHHGHEELHVLAVDDNLIDRKLVEKLLKISSCKVTTAENAIRALEYLGLGDQNQHIDTLANNDLKVNLIITDYCMPGMTGFELLKKVKQESSYLKEVPVVIMSSENIPTRINKCLASGAQMFMQKPLKLSDVEKLKCHLMNCRS, via the exons ATGAATAGTGGTTCTTGTTCGTCTTTAATGGATGTGGGttatgatcatcatcatcatcatggtcATGAAGAGCTTCATGTTTTGGCCGTGGATGATAATCTTATTGACCGTAAACTCGTAGAGAAGTTGCTCAAGATCTCCTCTTGCAAAG TTACAACAGCAGAGAATGCGATTAGAGCATTGGAGTATTTGGGTTTGGGAGATCAAAATCAGCATATTGATACACTGGCCAATAAT gATTTGAAGGTTAATCTAATCATCACAGACTATTGCATGCCAGGGATGACAGGCTTCGAGCTACTAAAGAAGGTGAAG CAGGAGTCATCATATCTGAAAGAGGTCCCTGTTGTGATAATGTCTTCAGAGAACATTCCTACTCGCATCAACAA ATGTTTAGCTAGTGGAGCTCAAATGTTTATGCAGAAGCCTCTGAAACTATCGGATGTTGAGAAACTTAAATGCCATCTCATGAACTGTAGAAGCTGA
- the LOC108843970 gene encoding pre-mRNA-splicing factor 38, giving the protein MANRTDPMAKNIRGTNPQNLVEKIVRTKIYQHTFWKEQCFGLTAETLVDKAMELDHVGGTFGGNRKPTPFLCLILKMLQIQPEKEIVVEFIKNDDYKYVRILGAFYLRLTGSDVDVYRYLEPLYNDYRKVRQKLADGRFSLTHVDEVIEELLTKDYSCDIAMPRLKKRWTLEQNGSLEPRKSVLEDDFEEEEEKEENEGMADGSEDEKDHHRRSPERERDRDRDRDRRRDSHRHRDRDYDRDYDMDRDYERERGRGGRDRDRERERDRDHYRDRDRERERGRDRERERARRRSRSRSRDRKRHETDDREEPKKKKEKKEKMKEDGTDHPDPEIAEANRLRASLGLKPLR; this is encoded by the exons ATGGCGAACCGAACGGATCCGATGGCGAAGAACATAAGGGGGACGAACCCTCAGAACCTGGTGGAGAAGATCGTGCGGACGAAAATCTACCAGCACACTTTCTGGAAGGAGCAGTGCTTCGGTCTCACGGCGGAGACGCTCGTCGACAAGGCTATGGAGCTAGACCACGTCGGTGGGACCTTCGGCGGTAACCGCAAGCCCACTCCTTTCCTTTGCCTTATACTGAAGATGCTCCAGATCCAGCCTGAGAAAGAGATTGTCGTCGAGTTCATCAAGAACGATGATTACAA GTATGTTCGTATTCTAGGTGCGTTTTATCTACGTCTCACTGGGTCTGATGTTGATGTATATCGTTACCTCGAACCTCTCTACAATGACTACCGTAAAGTGAGGCAAAAGCTGGCTGATGGGA GGTTCTCGTTGACGCATGTGGATGAAGTCATTGAGGAGCTTTTAACCAAGGACTATTCTTGCGATATCGCAATGCCACGCttgaagaaaag GTGGACGCTTGAGCAGAATGGTTCTTTAGAGCCAAGGAAGAGTGTTTTGGAAGACGActttgaggaagaagaagagaaagaggagaaTGAAGGGATGGCTGACGGATCTGAAGATGAGAAG GATCACCACCGTAGGAGTCctgaaagagaaagagataggGACAGAGACAGAGACAGGAGACGCGACAGTCATAGACACAG GGACCGTGATTATGATAGAGACTATGACATGGATCGAGACTATGAAAGGGAACGTGGGCGTGGTGGTCGAGACAGGGAtagggagagggagagagacaGAGATCACTATAGGGACAGGGACAGGGAGAGGGAACGAGGGAGggacagagaaagagagagggcAAGGCGGAGGAGTAGAAGCAGGAGTAGGGATCGTAAGAGACATGAGACTGATGATAGGGAGgaaccaaagaagaagaaggagaagaaagagaagatgaaggaagaTGGAACAGATCATCCGGATCCTGAGATTGCAGAAGCCAATAGACTCAGAGCATCTCTGGGACTGAAACCCTTGAGATAA